The Geothrix sp. genome has a window encoding:
- a CDS encoding CBS domain-containing protein gives MRPLKQLVEGKRALVSVGPDDSVFTALTLLAQHDIGALLVLEHGKLVGIFSERDYARKIILKGKTSKDTLVREIMSEKVSCVTLSQSVEECMALMTNKHVRHLPVLGAGDEVLGILSIGDLVKETISDQTFTIEQLVHYIQN, from the coding sequence ATGCGGCCACTGAAACAGCTCGTCGAGGGCAAGCGCGCCCTGGTATCGGTGGGGCCCGATGATTCGGTCTTCACGGCGCTGACCCTCCTCGCCCAGCACGACATCGGCGCCCTCCTGGTGCTGGAGCACGGGAAGCTGGTGGGGATCTTCTCCGAACGGGACTACGCTCGGAAGATCATCCTCAAGGGGAAGACCTCGAAGGACACCCTGGTGCGGGAGATCATGAGCGAGAAGGTCAGTTGCGTGACCCTCTCTCAGTCCGTCGAGGAGTGCATGGCACTCATGACGAACAAGCATGTCCGCCACCTGCCCGTGCTCGGGGCGGGTGACGAGGTGCTGGGCATCCTCTCCATCGGCGACCTGGTGAAGGAGACGATCTCCGACCAGACCTTCACCATCGAGCAGCTGGTGCACTACATCCAGAACTGA
- a CDS encoding acetyl-CoA carboxylase biotin carboxyl carrier protein subunit, which yields MTPRQTLTLNDTVYETTLTRKYAHRKPYVPKDPRRRTATIPGLILEVLVQPGDRICAGQGIVVLEAMKMQNRITAHHDGTVKALHVTVGDTVAKGQLLVEFE from the coding sequence ATGACCCCCCGGCAGACCCTCACCCTGAACGACACGGTGTACGAAACGACCCTCACCCGGAAGTACGCCCACCGGAAACCCTATGTGCCCAAAGATCCCCGGCGGAGAACAGCCACCATCCCGGGCCTCATCCTGGAGGTCCTCGTGCAGCCCGGAGACCGGATCTGCGCAGGCCAGGGAATCGTGGTGCTGGAAGCCATGAAAATGCAGAATCGCATCACCGCCCATCACGATGGCACCGTCAAAGCCCTGCATGTGACCGTCGGAGACACCGTCGCCAAGGGCCAGCTGCTGGTGGAGTTCGAATAG
- a CDS encoding acyl-CoA carboxylase subunit beta has translation MKAHARKHAEATEPHPEAARKQAAQGKLLARERITAILDPDSFHEYDLFVEHKCSDFGMEKKQLPGDGVITGTGTILGHPVAIYAQDFTVAGGSLGLAHARKITKIMDHAIKLGIPLIGINDSGGARIQEGVNSLAGYGEIFYRNTLASGVIPQISIILGPCAGGAVYSPALTDFVFVVDKISKMFITGPEVIKTVLGEEISMEDLGGARVQAELSGNAHFYAQSEAECFEQVKRLVTYIPWNNRKRADAFAAQPPEAEALERIIPSESNRPYDVRDVLRSVCDGADFMEVQALWAANIVVGFARMNGRTVGMVANQPMVLAGVLDVDSSDKAARFIRFCDAFNIPLVTFVDLPGYLPGVDQEHAGVIRHGAKLLYAYSEATVPKITVILRKAYGGGYIAMCSRHLGADFVFAWPCAEIAVMGPEGAANIIFKGEIAAAADPEAFRKEKVKEYTDKFASPYVAAANGHVDAVIAPHQTRDFLLHALEISEHKTEERPARKHGVPPF, from the coding sequence ATGAAGGCCCACGCCCGGAAGCATGCCGAAGCCACGGAACCCCATCCGGAGGCGGCCCGGAAGCAGGCCGCCCAGGGGAAGCTGCTGGCCCGCGAGCGCATCACGGCCATTCTCGATCCGGACTCCTTCCATGAATACGACCTCTTCGTGGAGCACAAGTGCTCCGACTTCGGCATGGAGAAGAAACAGCTGCCGGGGGACGGCGTCATCACCGGCACGGGTACGATCCTGGGTCACCCCGTGGCCATCTACGCCCAGGACTTCACCGTGGCCGGGGGATCGCTGGGCCTGGCCCACGCCCGGAAGATCACCAAGATCATGGATCACGCCATCAAGCTGGGCATCCCGCTCATCGGGATCAACGATTCCGGCGGGGCGCGCATCCAGGAAGGCGTGAACTCCCTGGCAGGCTACGGTGAGATCTTCTACCGCAACACGCTGGCGTCCGGCGTCATCCCCCAGATCTCGATCATCCTGGGTCCCTGCGCGGGCGGCGCGGTCTACTCGCCGGCCCTCACGGACTTCGTCTTCGTCGTGGACAAGATCTCCAAGATGTTCATCACGGGACCCGAGGTCATCAAGACAGTGCTGGGCGAAGAGATCTCCATGGAGGATCTGGGCGGGGCCCGGGTCCAGGCCGAGCTCTCCGGCAACGCGCACTTCTACGCCCAGAGCGAGGCGGAGTGCTTCGAGCAGGTGAAGCGCCTGGTGACCTACATCCCCTGGAACAACCGGAAGCGGGCCGACGCCTTCGCCGCCCAGCCCCCGGAGGCCGAGGCCCTGGAGCGCATCATCCCCTCCGAATCCAACCGGCCCTACGATGTGCGGGATGTCCTCCGCAGCGTCTGCGATGGCGCCGACTTCATGGAGGTCCAGGCGCTGTGGGCCGCCAACATCGTGGTGGGCTTCGCCCGCATGAACGGGCGCACGGTGGGCATGGTGGCCAACCAGCCCATGGTGCTGGCGGGCGTCCTGGATGTGGACAGCTCCGACAAGGCCGCCCGCTTCATCCGCTTCTGCGATGCCTTCAACATCCCGCTGGTGACCTTCGTGGACCTGCCGGGCTACCTGCCCGGCGTGGACCAGGAGCACGCGGGCGTCATCCGCCACGGCGCCAAGCTGCTCTACGCCTACAGCGAAGCCACGGTGCCGAAGATCACCGTGATCCTGCGCAAGGCCTACGGCGGCGGCTACATCGCCATGTGCTCGCGGCACCTGGGCGCCGACTTCGTCTTCGCCTGGCCCTGCGCCGAGATCGCGGTCATGGGCCCCGAGGGCGCCGCCAACATCATCTTCAAGGGGGAGATCGCCGCCGCGGCGGATCCCGAGGCCTTCCGCAAGGAGAAGGTGAAGGAATACACCGACAAGTTCGCCAGCCCCTATGTGGCCGCCGCCAACGGCCATGTGGACGCCGTCATCGCCCCCCACCAGACCCGCGACTTCCTGCTGCACGCCCTCGAGATCTCCGAACACAAGACCGAGGAGCGGCCTGCGCGGAAGCACGGCGTTCCGCCCTTCTGA
- a CDS encoding polysaccharide deacetylase family protein produces MLPVAARAWFAALCFGVMGQAQSVAFTFDDGPSLTATPRLSPQERNAAILAALKKHQVSAALFVTLGNGADRPEGAALARAWGEAGHAIGNHTVTHLDLNAKGTTLQQYQDEILACDRVLRALPGYRPWFRFTFLREGNTPEKRDGMKAFLKAQGLRNAQVSLDTSDWRLNAALIAVLTQHPGADVAPIRGAYLAHLRQRAEAYREISRQLFGRDIPQVLLLHHNLLNALFLEDAIQLFKDLGWTPIRPEAAFQDVVYALDPQRPSPGQSLLISAARSLGVQPKGWERLLDDGDEEIRLLKRQGVLPASFE; encoded by the coding sequence ATGCTTCCTGTGGCCGCTCGCGCCTGGTTCGCTGCGCTGTGCTTCGGCGTCATGGGGCAGGCACAATCCGTGGCCTTCACCTTCGACGATGGGCCCAGCCTGACGGCCACGCCCCGCCTTTCCCCCCAGGAGCGCAATGCCGCAATCCTGGCGGCCCTGAAGAAACACCAGGTGAGTGCCGCCCTGTTCGTCACCCTCGGGAACGGCGCGGACCGGCCCGAGGGGGCGGCCCTGGCCAGGGCCTGGGGCGAGGCCGGCCACGCGATCGGCAACCACACCGTCACCCACCTGGATCTCAACGCGAAGGGCACCACCCTTCAGCAGTACCAGGATGAGATCCTGGCCTGTGACCGGGTCCTCCGTGCGCTTCCCGGCTACCGGCCCTGGTTCCGGTTCACCTTCCTCCGAGAGGGCAATACACCTGAGAAACGCGACGGGATGAAGGCCTTCCTGAAGGCCCAGGGCCTTCGCAATGCCCAGGTCAGCCTGGACACCTCGGACTGGCGCCTGAACGCAGCCCTGATCGCCGTCCTGACCCAGCATCCCGGGGCCGATGTGGCACCCATCCGGGGGGCCTACCTGGCCCACCTCCGCCAGCGGGCCGAGGCCTACCGGGAGATCTCCCGGCAGCTCTTCGGGCGCGACATCCCCCAGGTGCTGCTGCTGCATCACAACCTCCTCAACGCGCTGTTCCTGGAGGACGCCATCCAGCTCTTCAAGGACCTGGGTTGGACTCCCATCCGGCCGGAGGCGGCCTTCCAGGATGTCGTCTACGCCCTAGACCCCCAGCGCCCCTCGCCCGGCCAGAGCCTCCTCATCTCGGCCGCGCGCAGCCTCGGTGTTCAACCGAAGGGATGGGAGCGCCTGCTCGACGACGGCGATGAGGAGATCCGCCTGCTCAAGCGGCAGGGAGTACTCCCCGCCTCCTTCGAGTGA